One Oenanthe melanoleuca isolate GR-GAL-2019-014 chromosome 3, OMel1.0, whole genome shotgun sequence DNA segment encodes these proteins:
- the LOC130250882 gene encoding LOW QUALITY PROTEIN: serine/threonine-protein phosphatase 4 regulatory subunit 3B-like (The sequence of the model RefSeq protein was modified relative to this genomic sequence to represent the inferred CDS: inserted 1 base in 1 codon) produces the protein MTEEHLKQLEGQSNRNTLQSSLWSCFPLVPFGYWCHSVEVTEDLLESEEEHLXEMGRISRFMDLPTCELPKLGEIADLVTSVRLSRIRKGKLALALKNEGYIPKLLQLFRVCERVKNTEGLHLLFDIVRGILYLDKAILFEVMFSDECILDVVGCLEYDPCLAQPRWHRESLTKRAKLQEVIPTRDPELRQKIHQVSRAQYIRAIIMPNPSDFEEGFLSTLNSFISSSKEEILRGLQQDEEFLPEIFAQLRNEATAGEQRCELMKFFKEFCAFSFTLPEKRDEFLQTLAKLGFLPTLEMLMGVDDLQVKSAATDILSYLVEFSPAMVQEFVMQEARQSENDAQLIIEVIKQIIGSPDPEFGGDNQLMEILRALIDPEKMLTIASNLEIFEFLDIFYDHYIHVLTAPLLADTSEEWHEIDNYQTAEILASVLELLSFCVERHKYHMKIYIMNKDLLRRILVLMKSKHKFLALCALRFMRRIIGLKDELYNRYITLGNLFEPVVNAVLDNRNRYNLLNSALLELFEFIRMEDIQFLIAHIVENFSDALESLKYIHTFQRLKTKYEQNKDRQNEKPNSVPSILPGETFVKEAISFQVDEDLQLSEGEEKAAPMPPASSNGSYPPYTTLTTVVTAPKRGLFEVFDYPGDEDDETSPKKRARLDS, from the exons ATGACTGAAGAACACCTTAAGCAGTTGGAGGGGCAGAGCAACAGAAACACATTGCAGAGTAGCCTCTGGTCTTGCTTCCCTCTTGTCCCCTTTGGGTATTGGTGTCATTCTGTGGAAGTCACCGAGGACCTTCTTGAGTCAGAAGAGGAGCACC AAGAAATGGGTAGAATTAGTCGTTTCATGGACCTTCCTACCTGTGAACTCCCCAAACTTGGAGAGATTGCAGACCTAGTGACCTCTGTTCGCCTCTCACGCATCCGTAAGGGAAAGCTAGCGCTGGCCTTGAAGAATGAAGGCTATATTCCAAAGCTGCTACAGCTTTTCCGAGTCTGTGAGCGTGTAAAGAACACTGAAGGCTTGCATCTTCTGTTTGATATTGTGAGAGGAATTCTGTACCTGGACAAAGCCATTCTGTTTGAGGTGATGTTTTCTGACGAGTGTATTCTGGATGTTGTCGGATGCCTTGAGTATGATCCTTGTTTGGCTCAGCCAAGATGGCACAGGGAATCCTTGACCAAAAGAGCAAAGCTACAGGAGGTTATTCCTACCAGAGACCCTGAACTCAGGCAGAAAATCCACCAGGTGTCCAGGGCACAGTACATTCGGGCCATCATCATGCCTAATCCATCAGATTTTGAAGAGGGTTTTCTTTCTACCCTCAATTCCTTCATCAGCTCCAGCAAAGAGGAGATTTTACGTGGGTTGCAG CAGGATGAAGAATTTTTGCCTGAAATTTTTGCACAATTAAGAAATGAAGCTACAGCTGGAGAGCAACGATGTGAATTG ATGAAGTTTTTCAAGGAATTCTGTGCCTTTTCTTTCACGTTACCTGAAAAAAGAGATGAATTTCTTCAAACTTTGGCGAAGTTGGGATTTCTTCCAACTCTTGAAATGTTAATG gGAGTGGATGATCTGCAAGTTAAATCTGCTGCTACAGATATATTGTCTTATCTAGTAGAATTTAGTCCAGCCATGGTCCAAGAATTTGTAATGCAAGAGGCCCGACAGAGTGAAAAT GATGCCCAACTCATCATTGAGGTCATTAAGCAGATAATCGGTAGTCCTGACCCTGAATTTGGAGGTGACAATCAGTTAATGGAGATTTTGCGTGCACTGATCGATCCAGAGAAAATGCTGACCATAGCTAGT aatttagaaatatttgaatttctCGATATCTTCTACGACCATTACATTCATGTTCTTACTGCACCACTTCTGGCTGATACATCAGAAGAATGGCATGAAATAG atAATTATCAAACAGCAGAAATTCTTGCCTCAGTTTTGGAGCTGCTGTCTTTTTGTGTGGAACGGCACAAGTATCACATGAAGATTTACATTATGAACAAAGATCTCCTAAGAAGAATACTGGTCTTGATGAAATCCAAACACAAATTTCTGGCCTTGT GTGCTCTTCGCTTTATGAGGAGGATAATTGGCCTGAAAGATGAACTTTATAACCGCTACATCactctgggaaacctgtttGAACCAGTTGTAAATGCTGTGTTGGACAACAGGAATAGGTACAATCTGCTCAACTCTGCCTTGCTAGAGCTGTTTGAATTCATCCGAATG GAGGACATTCAGTTCCTTATTGCACATATAGTTGAGAACTTCTCTGATGCACTGGAATCTCTCAAATACATTCACACATTCCAGAGACTGAAGACAAAATATGAGCAAAATAAAGACCGGCAAAATGAGAAACCAAACAG TGTCCCCTCCATATTGCCTGGTGAGACATTTGTCAAAGAAGCAATAAGCTTTCAGGTGGATGAAGATCTGCAGCTCAGTGAAGGTGAAGAGAAGGCAGCTCCAATGCCACCAGCAAGCTCCAATGGCTCCTATCCACCATACACAACCCTGACCACAGTGGTGACAGCACCCAAG AGAGGTCTATTTGAAGTATTTGATTATCCAggtgatgaagatgatgaaacATCTCCAAAGAAAAGAGCTCGTCTGGATTCCtaa